A part of Leptospira andrefontaineae genomic DNA contains:
- a CDS encoding DUF6908 domain-containing protein, protein MRNLLQSIEKSGGIDALKRNGIIKLRANGFMDLVIEHVGKGPRGLHTISVAHYYLQNGDMMRDPEIVFEVSFEEEKGKKYLELNPIEFRQDGALSIKQILVWNSDVGLLHRPKLIRSVKSFSIQWDKNLKAQGFFK, encoded by the coding sequence ATGAGAAACTTACTTCAAAGCATTGAAAAATCGGGGGGAATAGATGCCCTAAAAAGAAATGGAATCATCAAGCTTCGCGCAAATGGCTTCATGGACCTCGTTATCGAACATGTCGGGAAGGGGCCTCGTGGGCTGCATACGATCTCTGTTGCACATTATTACTTACAAAATGGGGATATGATGAGGGATCCTGAAATCGTTTTCGAAGTCTCTTTTGAAGAGGAAAAAGGGAAAAAATACCTTGAATTGAACCCAATCGAATTTCGGCAAGATGGTGCTTTGAGTATAAAGCAGATTCTCGTATGGAATTCTGATGTGGGCCTTCTTCATCGACCTAAGCTGATCAGGTCAGTAAAATCCTTTTCTATCCAATGGGACAAGAATCTTAAGGCGCAAGGGTTCTTTAAGTAA
- a CDS encoding chromosome partitioning protein ParB: MEELRQSIELNGILHAVYLRMDYTIISGRNRGTIASEKGILVPTIRFQKELPQEVEQRLIYHLNLVGRQVSPSERRAMVYKRFKDSIGKHGALSSIHKITGIHMSTLKQYSVDFQNKRRFKAEEVPKKRFQEKIEKYNRWKILLEKENNIKNERQKLQYELEKVAPISFWKSEEWKKS; encoded by the coding sequence TTGGAAGAACTTAGGCAATCAATCGAACTAAACGGAATCCTCCATGCAGTGTATCTCCGGATGGATTATACCATTATCTCGGGAAGAAACCGGGGAACTATCGCGTCGGAAAAGGGCATATTGGTCCCGACCATTAGATTTCAAAAAGAACTCCCACAAGAAGTCGAGCAGCGTCTTATCTATCACTTGAATCTAGTAGGGAGACAGGTCTCGCCTTCCGAACGGCGTGCAATGGTTTACAAAAGATTCAAAGACTCCATTGGAAAACATGGCGCACTATCTTCCATCCATAAAATAACCGGGATCCACATGTCGACTTTAAAGCAATACTCGGTTGATTTCCAAAATAAAAGACGATTCAAGGCGGAAGAGGTCCCAAAGAAAAGGTTCCAAGAGAAAATAGAAAAGTATAACCGATGGAAGATTCTCTTAGAAAAGGAAAACAATATCAAAAACGAAAGGCAAAAACTACAGTATGAACTAGAGAAGGTTGCGCCAATTTCTTTCTGGAAATCAGAGGAGTGGAAGAAAAGTTAA